The following coding sequences are from one Arcobacter nitrofigilis DSM 7299 window:
- a CDS encoding immunoglobulin-like domain-containing protein codes for MQPTADIIDSSDTGVSNNDNITSDNTPTIRGVTENGAIVTITDKDGNVVGSTIADENGNYSITTSELPDGTQDLKITATDKAGNSGTETQTITVDTAASDTDKLEITDIVDANGDYSYVTMKGTGAEAGNTISIYDEDGIKVATTTVQEDGTWSADISNFAGTPVNDNEFFKATETDLAGNETAQTDSTHYWHGDFAGAINTESTDDFVMAGAGNDTINTDATLSGTNENGNVTSDNDDTNDKVVIDGGDGNDTVTFGKDSSEYTITKDANGNIIVTESSASDSDGDGVGDVTELRNVENIKFADGVYDVDTGTFTSNDINAIVTLDATSSLTEAGGVITYTASVDVAPKTDMTITLDNNNTITIKANETVGTTTVNVDSSTYEDVYNDSSSIDASITGVSGGDYTSVDYTSTGSATTSITDTIDETSVSITGTITRPSTIDATNVEGEPNGINVYGVDLNGNKSDLSVVSGTDHDGFGVKGVTSGSGNSLELGYGNNGQSEKIVVDFDTDVKSLDVAFAWRNNSESAKVTFLDDDGKVVGSAMVSGGGNHNEALVTYYDEDGKVTKIETTQGGSDQVDLSYKFEPGNGETFSKVEFSAPGYNDDYLINKITYKEVVSSDVTDITKSNGEVTLEIQTSNPPQEGTTATAIVEVDGKEYQVQLDVNGRGTLNVEANGNTDLTATVKEIVGGNFESVNVSDSSWNLADEIISLNDNITVTEDQPYSLNVSDFGDKQINVSEVKITELPANGKLYINDGSIVETIVDNEGKEVNVYSNRHEVTAGTVISMVDIAAGKVVFIPDANSDENGSFKFQVDDGNGHFVDNIHTTTIDLVAVADAPTLDMSISDAVVNNNNTSNAFDDVSVHTDGGTNLDHSYYSGYTHSDQDLKIDNMNAHSIYTSEGNDTVSVKYSINSKFIDLNGGDDSMVIGGSTDNSIINMGSGNDKLQIDGNIGSHIYLGSGDDEIQLSSDSEVNFNSCAKVDGGSGEDTLFFTGSSNSYVLQDHHGNNISFDDYNAGNFPTHHIYNIYEVDGNGNTQGNPLEIEHIENIVFEADITPPAENTYDYTLDLNAQLTDTDGSESLSDITLTNIPEGSSLKDSSGNEISANDDGSYTISPDENGNATVTLESHAELESTQLDGIKASVTSTESDGGSQSTVEASENMFTISEDSPTGGDTVDTVTYEQNSVLDFDSLSAQNIEKINIEGNNQLDSATLDVDDVIKLTDDDNILTIIGDKGDEIGLSDDPSSLTDLTDGHSDDSGTDHTSGWEKSDTQVQDGDDTFDVWTNNDATVYIDTDITVTDI; via the coding sequence TTGCAACCAACAGCAGATATAATTGACTCAAGTGATACAGGAGTATCAAATAATGATAATATTACCAGTGATAATACACCAACAATAAGAGGTGTGACAGAAAATGGGGCAATCGTAACTATTACTGATAAAGATGGAAATGTTGTAGGAAGTACAATTGCAGATGAAAATGGAAATTACTCAATAACAACAAGTGAACTTCCAGATGGAACACAAGACTTAAAAATAACAGCTACAGATAAAGCAGGAAACTCAGGCACAGAGACTCAAACTATTACAGTAGATACGGCAGCTTCAGATACTGATAAATTAGAAATAACAGATATAGTAGATGCTAATGGTGATTATTCTTATGTAACTATGAAAGGTACAGGAGCAGAAGCTGGAAATACAATATCAATATATGATGAAGATGGTATTAAAGTTGCAACAACAACTGTACAAGAAGATGGAACATGGAGCGCAGATATTTCAAACTTTGCGGGAACACCTGTAAACGATAATGAATTTTTCAAAGCAACTGAGACTGACTTAGCAGGAAATGAAACAGCACAAACAGATAGTACACATTATTGGCATGGAGATTTTGCTGGTGCTATTAATACAGAATCAACAGATGATTTTGTAATGGCAGGAGCTGGTAATGATACAATAAATACAGATGCAACACTATCTGGAACAAATGAAAATGGAAATGTAACAAGCGATAATGATGATACAAATGATAAAGTAGTAATTGATGGTGGAGATGGAAATGATACTGTAACATTTGGAAAAGATTCTTCAGAATATACAATCACAAAAGATGCAAATGGAAATATAATAGTAACAGAGAGTTCAGCAAGTGATAGTGATGGTGATGGAGTAGGTGATGTAACTGAGCTTAGAAATGTAGAAAATATAAAATTTGCAGATGGTGTATATGATGTTGATACTGGTACATTTACTTCAAACGATATAAATGCAATAGTTACTTTAGATGCAACATCAAGTTTAACAGAAGCTGGAGGAGTTATTACTTATACTGCTAGTGTAGATGTTGCTCCAAAAACAGATATGACAATTACATTAGATAATAACAATACAATTACTATAAAAGCAAATGAAACAGTTGGAACAACAACAGTTAATGTAGATTCTTCAACATATGAAGATGTTTACAATGATAGCAGTTCAATAGATGCATCAATTACTGGAGTAAGTGGAGGAGATTATACTTCTGTTGATTATACATCAACTGGAAGTGCAACAACCTCAATTACTGATACTATTGATGAAACAAGCGTATCAATTACTGGGACAATTACAAGACCATCAACAATTGATGCTACTAATGTAGAAGGTGAACCAAATGGTATCAATGTTTATGGAGTTGATTTAAATGGAAATAAATCAGACCTTTCAGTTGTTTCAGGAACAGATCATGATGGATTTGGTGTAAAAGGTGTAACTTCTGGGTCTGGTAATAGTCTTGAATTAGGTTATGGAAATAATGGACAAAGTGAAAAAATTGTTGTTGATTTTGATACTGATGTAAAAAGTTTAGATGTAGCCTTTGCATGGAGAAATAATAGTGAAAGTGCAAAAGTAACTTTTCTAGATGATGATGGAAAAGTAGTTGGTTCAGCAATGGTTTCAGGTGGAGGGAATCATAATGAGGCGCTGGTAACTTATTATGATGAAGATGGCAAAGTAACAAAAATAGAGACAACACAAGGTGGCTCAGATCAAGTAGATTTATCGTATAAATTTGAACCAGGAAATGGAGAAACATTTTCAAAAGTTGAATTCTCTGCACCTGGATATAATGATGATTATTTAATCAATAAAATTACTTATAAAGAAGTGGTAAGTTCTGATGTTACTGATATTACTAAATCAAATGGAGAAGTTACACTAGAAATTCAAACATCAAATCCACCACAAGAAGGAACTACTGCAACTGCAATAGTTGAAGTTGATGGGAAAGAGTACCAAGTACAGTTAGATGTTAATGGTAGAGGAACTTTAAATGTAGAAGCAAATGGAAATACAGATTTAACAGCTACAGTTAAAGAGATTGTAGGTGGTAATTTTGAATCAGTAAATGTTTCAGATTCAAGTTGGAACTTGGCAGATGAGATTATTTCATTGAATGATAATATTACTGTAACTGAAGATCAACCATATAGTTTAAATGTTTCTGATTTTGGGGATAAACAAATCAATGTAAGTGAAGTCAAAATAACTGAACTACCAGCAAATGGTAAACTTTATATAAATGATGGAAGTATTGTAGAAACAATTGTAGATAATGAGGGAAAAGAAGTCAATGTTTATTCAAATAGACATGAAGTTACAGCAGGAACTGTAATCAGTATGGTAGACATTGCAGCAGGAAAAGTTGTTTTTATTCCTGATGCAAATAGTGATGAAAATGGAAGTTTTAAATTTCAAGTTGATGATGGAAATGGGCACTTTGTAGATAACATACATACCACAACTATTGATTTAGTAGCCGTTGCTGATGCTCCTACTTTAGATATGAGCATAAGTGATGCGGTTGTTAATAATAACAATACATCTAATGCTTTTGATGATGTTTCAGTTCATACAGATGGTGGTACAAATTTAGATCATAGTTATTATTCTGGTTACACACACTCTGACCAAGACTTGAAAATTGATAATATGAATGCACATAGTATTTACACAAGTGAAGGGAATGATACTGTAAGTGTCAAATATAGTATAAATTCTAAATTTATTGACTTAAATGGTGGCGATGATAGCATGGTTATTGGAGGAAGTACTGATAATAGTATAATTAATATGGGTTCAGGAAATGATAAACTTCAAATTGATGGAAATATTGGTTCTCATATTTATTTAGGTTCAGGAGATGATGAAATCCAACTTTCATCTGATAGTGAAGTAAACTTTAACTCTTGTGCAAAAGTTGATGGAGGAAGTGGAGAAGATACACTTTTCTTTACAGGAAGTTCAAATTCATATGTATTGCAAGATCATCATGGAAATAATATCTCTTTTGATGATTATAATGCTGGTAATTTTCCAACACACCACATATATAATATCTATGAAGTTGATGGGAATGGAAATACCCAAGGTAATCCTCTTGAAATAGAACACATTGAAAATATTGTATTCGAAGCTGATATTACACCACCTGCAGAGAATACTTATGATTATACACTTGATTTAAATGCTCAATTAACAGATACAGATGGAAGTGAGAGCCTTTCAGATATAACATTAACAAATATTCCTGAAGGATCTTCTTTAAAAGATAGTAGTGGAAATGAAATCAGTGCAAATGATGATGGAAGTTATACTATTTCTCCAGATGAAAATGGAAATGCAACTGTAACTTTAGAGAGTCACGCTGAACTAGAAAGTACACAATTAGATGGAATAAAAGCTAGTGTGACTTCTACTGAAAGTGATGGTGGTTCACAAAGTACAGTTGAAGCAAGTGAAAATATGTTTACTATATCAGAAGATAGTCCAACAGGTGGAGATACAGTTGATACTGTAACATATGAACAAAATAGTGTTTTAGATTTTGATTCATTATCTGCACAAAATATTGAAAAAATAAATATCGAAGGTAATAATCAATTAGATAGTGCAACTTTAGATGTGGATGATGTTATTAAATTAACAGATGATGATAATATTTTAACTATTATTGGAGATAAAGGTGATGAGATAGGATTAAGTGATGACCCATCAAGTTTAACTGATTTAACTGATGGACATTCAGACGATTCAGGAACAGATCATACAAGTGGTTGGGAAAAATCAGATACTCAAGTGCAAGATGGTGATGATACATTTGATGTTTGGACAAACAACGATGCAACAGTATATATTGATACAGATATCACTGTAACAGATATCTAA
- a CDS encoding ABC-three component system protein — MIEFVYQAKNKNLIIFIHGLTGSNETWKNEITNNTFPDLLLTDKTINSNFDIAYFEYFSSFLNIKEKVTGIKSLFNKDLSSPKNISINEISNVLSTRIDYELEDYDNIILIGHSMGGLIAKRTILKYIDKHSKIKLFLSLAVPHLGSELATYGDFITKNIQVEQLRPLSDETISLTSEWMNGHNLPTTKYFRGVYEGIVNKNSSVPMNTKDEDILNIDENHRSISKPKDANSIVIKSTIVILKDFLKNVKVDDIDYNFITDSKYDDEYFVLKLLIADVHQSIVKNSKKHFYYSEAIRKIFTSKQDLLILKELYAKIESIYFNTYALFTSKKIDSSTELVSIVHDKIIEKEKDFLATELSKINGLHKQGMIHQLANDMSKDISWSDPLPTIEELNKIRVNNV; from the coding sequence ATGATAGAATTTGTATATCAAGCTAAGAATAAAAATTTAATTATTTTTATTCACGGATTAACAGGAAGTAATGAAACATGGAAAAATGAAATAACTAATAATACTTTTCCTGATCTTTTATTAACAGATAAAACTATAAACAGTAATTTTGATATTGCGTACTTTGAGTATTTTTCTAGTTTTTTAAATATAAAAGAAAAAGTAACTGGAATTAAATCTTTATTTAATAAAGATTTATCATCCCCTAAAAATATTTCAATAAATGAAATTTCTAACGTATTAAGTACAAGAATAGATTATGAATTAGAAGATTATGATAATATCATTTTAATAGGACACAGTATGGGTGGACTTATCGCAAAAAGGACTATATTAAAATATATTGATAAACACTCTAAAATAAAGTTATTTCTATCTCTAGCTGTACCCCATTTAGGTTCAGAATTAGCTACTTATGGTGATTTCATTACTAAAAATATACAAGTAGAGCAATTAAGACCACTTAGTGATGAAACAATTTCTTTAACTTCTGAATGGATGAATGGACATAATTTACCTACTACAAAGTATTTTAGAGGTGTTTATGAAGGTATAGTTAATAAAAATAGTTCAGTTCCTATGAATACTAAAGATGAAGATATTCTAAATATTGATGAAAATCATAGAAGTATTAGTAAACCAAAAGATGCAAATAGTATAGTAATAAAAAGTACAATAGTTATATTAAAAGATTTTTTAAAAAATGTTAAAGTCGATGATATCGATTACAATTTTATCACAGATTCTAAATATGATGATGAATACTTTGTTTTAAAATTGTTAATAGCAGATGTACATCAAAGCATAGTAAAAAATTCAAAAAAACATTTTTATTATTCAGAAGCAATAAGAAAAATATTTACTTCAAAACAAGATCTATTAATTTTAAAAGAATTATACGCAAAAATTGAAAGTATATATTTTAATACTTATGCATTATTTACATCTAAAAAAATAGATTCTTCAACTGAATTAGTTTCTATTGTTCATGATAAGATTATAGAAAAAGAAAAAGATTTTTTAGCTACAGAATTATCTAAGATTAATGGTTTACATAAACAAGGGATGATTCATCAACTTGCGAATGATATGAGTAAAGATATTTCTTGGAGTGATCCACTTCCTACAATAGAAGAATTAAATAAAATAAGGGTAAATAATGTTTAA
- a CDS encoding ABC-three component system middle component 4 → MFNLPFIIPDDELELNLIILVLIVDKLSVTSKGNLVLDGERIMMYFYLVKNPHILNKLLILLSKKNIQLKSYELASFKAENTDIDTLYDNKSIKKYLQILISKELIAIKYSKKIGFIYTSAENTRKTIQKIDTIYLKRVLVFINKLEQTISIPISKITTNLKQILNEDN, encoded by the coding sequence ATGTTTAATTTACCTTTTATAATTCCAGATGATGAATTGGAATTGAATTTAATAATATTAGTACTGATTGTAGATAAGTTAAGTGTAACCTCGAAGGGTAATTTAGTTTTAGATGGTGAAAGAATAATGATGTATTTTTATTTAGTTAAAAATCCACATATTTTAAATAAATTGCTCATTTTATTATCAAAGAAAAATATACAACTTAAAAGTTATGAATTAGCATCATTCAAAGCAGAAAATACTGATATTGATACTTTATATGATAATAAAAGTATTAAGAAATATTTACAAATATTAATATCTAAAGAATTAATAGCAATTAAGTATAGTAAAAAAATAGGATTTATTTACACAAGTGCTGAAAATACGAGAAAAACCATTCAAAAAATAGATACTATATATTTAAAGAGAGTGCTTGTTTTTATTAATAAATTAGAACAGACTATTTCTATACCTATTTCAAAGATCACTACAAACTTAAAACAAATATTAAATGAGGATAACTAA
- a CDS encoding AAA family ATPase, which translates to MDTSSILLIKQLILIGNRKNYIIPFNPGVNIIYGEEDSGKSSILEIINYLLGSKKLDKYLELEQSVKYAILELDLNNVRYCIKRDIFDFNKDIEVYMSTYENINNVFPDKYIPKFDNTVNGNFFSDFLLDSLNFPRIKIKSSPSKENSVLSRLSFRDLFMFCYLDQDEVGSKNFLKNQIYQLYPKVKEVFKYIFNLSDEEISELHQLVSQKSTQKNILLSKLSNIKEFLSTIEIESLSEITIFLDNIKSNLTTLEKRKKDFDKSIISDSKEYKYLQELLKTENYTIKNVELSLKNNRETINRYTRLINDYYDDKLKFEALLSSKNLIGKITENIVICPLCEHSIKEEMIIDKFEITDDTKIDSEIKLLNKRIKDLKVLLENEKLEFRENDSLLTELKKNREKIRNNIDEELKEHISPYLSQRDELIKQQSSYQEQEKQILKALKIRNEEEKINLQIEQLIKDIDETNNKIFNLESKQVSIDSVLLELENILIKYLEFIQINNCTNVSMNKNNFLPMLRNNKYDENTSGGIRTILSIGHLLNIFEYSLTKNTNLPRFLMIDTVGKYLQKTKTKYLDDTNSIDDNNEDISSPVKYKNLYEHIINLSIKMEEEGKICQIILVDNDVPPFIEEDYSGFVIKRFSKDPSNSLPIGLIDDFTANLY; encoded by the coding sequence ATGGATACATCATCAATTCTATTAATAAAACAATTAATATTGATTGGAAATAGGAAGAATTATATAATTCCATTTAATCCAGGTGTTAATATAATTTATGGAGAAGAAGATAGTGGAAAATCAAGTATTTTGGAGATTATTAATTATTTACTTGGTTCAAAAAAGCTAGATAAATATTTAGAATTAGAACAGTCAGTTAAATATGCTATATTGGAATTAGATCTAAATAATGTTAGGTATTGTATAAAAAGAGATATTTTTGATTTTAATAAAGATATAGAAGTTTATATGAGTACATATGAAAATATAAATAATGTTTTTCCTGACAAATATATTCCTAAATTTGATAATACTGTAAATGGTAATTTTTTTTCAGATTTCTTATTGGATTCATTAAACTTTCCAAGAATAAAAATTAAGAGTTCACCTTCAAAAGAAAATTCTGTATTATCAAGATTAAGCTTCAGAGATTTGTTTATGTTTTGTTATTTAGATCAAGATGAAGTTGGAAGTAAAAATTTTTTAAAAAACCAAATATATCAATTATATCCAAAAGTGAAAGAAGTATTTAAATATATATTTAATTTAAGTGATGAAGAGATATCTGAGTTGCATCAGCTTGTATCTCAAAAGTCCACACAAAAAAATATACTATTGAGCAAATTATCAAATATTAAAGAATTTTTATCTACTATAGAAATTGAATCTTTATCTGAAATTACTATTTTTCTAGATAATATCAAATCTAATTTAACTACTTTAGAAAAAAGGAAAAAAGACTTTGATAAAAGTATTATAAGTGACTCAAAAGAATATAAATACTTACAAGAACTTTTAAAAACAGAAAATTATACGATAAAAAATGTAGAACTAAGTCTAAAAAATAATCGTGAAACCATAAATAGATATACAAGATTAATTAATGATTATTATGATGATAAATTAAAATTTGAAGCACTACTATCTTCAAAAAATTTAATTGGTAAAATTACTGAAAATATTGTAATTTGTCCTTTATGTGAACATAGTATAAAAGAAGAAATGATTATTGATAAATTTGAAATTACAGATGATACAAAAATTGATTCAGAAATTAAATTACTTAATAAAAGAATTAAAGATTTAAAAGTACTATTAGAAAATGAAAAGTTAGAGTTTAGAGAAAATGATTCTTTATTAACTGAGCTGAAAAAGAACAGAGAAAAAATTAGAAATAATATCGATGAAGAGTTAAAAGAACATATATCTCCATATCTTAGTCAAAGAGATGAATTAATTAAGCAACAGTCTTCATATCAAGAACAAGAAAAACAAATTTTAAAAGCATTGAAGATTAGAAATGAAGAAGAAAAAATTAATTTGCAAATTGAACAACTTATAAAAGATATAGATGAAACTAATAATAAGATATTTAATTTAGAAAGTAAACAAGTATCAATAGACAGTGTATTATTAGAATTAGAAAATATCTTAATTAAATACTTAGAGTTTATTCAAATTAATAATTGTACAAATGTTAGTATGAATAAAAATAATTTTCTACCAATGTTAAGAAATAATAAGTATGATGAAAATACATCAGGAGGAATTAGAACAATTCTCTCTATAGGTCATTTATTAAATATTTTTGAATATAGCCTAACAAAAAATACTAATTTACCTAGATTCCTAATGATTGATACTGTTGGGAAATATCTACAAAAAACGAAAACAAAATATTTAGATGATACAAATTCTATTGATGATAATAATGAAGATATTTCTTCTCCAGTTAAATATAAAAATTTGTATGAACATATAATTAATTTATCTATTAAAATGGAAGAAGAGGGGAAAATATGTCAAATTATTCTTGTTGATAATGATGTACCACCATTTATAGAAGAAGATTATAGTGGTTTTGTGATAAAAAGATTTAGCAAAGATCCTTCTAATTCTTTGCCTATAGGATTAATTGATGATTTTACAGCAAATTTATATTAA